Within Vicia villosa cultivar HV-30 ecotype Madison, WI linkage group LG1, Vvil1.0, whole genome shotgun sequence, the genomic segment gttgcctgttgccttgtgttttaatgcagaatagccaagtccctcgaatacgaggatacctcagccatgttgcctcgactaatgcaaagatcataagtccctaatgatgctaccttcgatacactaaatataatctcgtccctcggaagttgcctacgaagggctgaggtatcctctggttgcctaaacgaaaaatggctattctgatccttctcttagactacttgcccctctatggctagggacagtctttggcgaacgatgattcgacgacccttcaacatccaaacgaaagacttcctgccctcttatggcgtggatagatcctttcaccctgaaagactaaagaacatttttcatctaaccaggtaattgctcctaattgccttgctctaaaaaatctttttctacacttttttcataaaccttcaatatggctacgctcatttacgagctaaagtctgtattctcttcttctacatttcttttaaaaagagcaaagcaagcccatggaaaaccatggatgcaaagggtgccttacaccttccctttgcataattacccaccgaactcagtttttatttaaaaggtttttcctattcttttagcctttctgattatttggataaaataaaagtcggtggcgactcttgcttaaccgcgacatttcggataaaagtcagttcaccgtattacagaactggcgactctgctggggattctttcgattaaaaaagaggggttaccttaaagcttaggatcacttaatgtttgttttgcttgctttatttttcaaggttgttttgggaattaaatgaaggacgaatcctacactcggattcaagaataccacaagtaagcttcaacataccaaactcaaatctcgaaattattccaacaattccaattcttgaatcatcaacataaacatatgcaattatttcctactcaatgcattggctacaacgttcgcttttcccggatggtaattcaaaccaaaatcatagtccttcaagaattacaACCATATTATTTTCCTCATtatcaactcgttctgatcaaacaactacttcaaactcttgtgttcACTATATACCtcaaatctcgatccaaacaagtagtgccttcaaagtttcaaaacaaaaacaacggtGGCCGACTCTaaatcttgcgtcagataattcctgtcatgaatcttaagttgccttgaagcataagctaccactttccCTTTTTGCTTCAACACAAAGCCTCacagaaccttccttcttctttaaccAACAGAACATGTGCACCCCACGACGACACACTCGGACGAATAAACCTTTTCTCAAGCAAACCCttaagttgactcttcaactctttcaactctgaAGCTGACATCTGATATGGatccatcgacacaggactggttccaggaactaaatcaatccaAATTTGAACTTTTCTttccggcggtaaatcacttacatctttaagaaacacttatgcaaatgcgcAAGCTATCGGTAATTCACCAATCGCTCTTttctcatgaacatccaaagttgccaacaacataaacaacatcgcaccatcttgcgcagactcattcacttccaatattatcaagctggCAAGATAAGTctatcacatccaatacgatcccgtctactatcaacaagagattaagggtgatcagttcctcaatttgttaataaatagccgacaaccataatggtagaGTAAACCATTGTTACTCaactgcaatagaatcctttacgtcaccaaaagCACCATACTTCAATAACTCCCAAAATCATATAaacatgctaacacacaccttgtgataacattagaacataattcctttacaccattatcaacactttttattattggaatcatactcgtcccttcgcatttctaactccgacttgaacgttccaacaacctcgacaacttttccaatctcttgccaagaatcccttgacaaggtctaccgCAATCTGTCGCTTAATCATTATTCTTAAGTCAACATCCTATGCAACGGTTACTtaaactgataacttcacagtccaccaataatgCAGAATATGGCAACTTCCTAAATTCCACCTTATAACAATTATCCTTATTCCAAGACGTtccgacttgttaaacaaccaaaatcataaatccatgttaccttcgaatttggaaaccaacaaacttctacattgcTTGCTCTGTCTTCTTAAGCAATATATTGCATCAataacttacaactgaaacatatccgagaagcacaacttctcccctacttcgctcaaactaaccctgcaacaaaacgaacaagtaccaacagtgtttcacacacatgtcgcgtactaaggaataaaacactaacaacattcaactgtcacacaactcaactgactcgacaacttggacGGACGGactgacctgctctgataccactaatgtaacaccccaaattctacccgaaaatatcatgcgagaaataagagtattttaaaaactatcaacaagcctTTGGGATATCCCATTTACTTCATATAACAACTCATaaatagatacatagcactttaatctcagagaagcacaaaacaacttataacagctcttagacaaaccaacttcattttaatatgcagcggaatcataacattcgactttataaacaaatcatcttatttaatcggaaacaacttcaaatatcatagtaattatcattatccaatttggaactcaacaactaaaacatgaacaacatagaaacaacaatatagacaaccctcGAGTGTTACGCATCAGAGCGACACAACAACCGGATacgatgaagctacaaacttccacagctatacttgagtacctgcccatttcccatggtaggggaaacatcagcagaaggggtgagatatcaaacagtataaaggaaagtatgataatagatatagcaagataatatcatacacaattcaccacttctcaatataagcaatttgcatcacgacAATAACATGGATCATATATTCCaacttatacacatatatcattaatacatatatattcacagtctcatcatatatgtttcattcacGTACGTCATATCTACATCACATCAATAATCaatatcaaatgaattcaacttcacaAACTATGCATCCACACATCATAACAATGAATCGAATGCAACTCGGTATACAaactcgaatgcgactcaaactatgcatatgcatgtggtaccaatcggagcttcaacccccgtcaccaattgccatttggcccgtcatgtttgccatagtttttaggccgtcatgtttgccataattttcaggccgtcacagagtatgcatatggaatgtaactcgacaaacaagacaacacaacatactcatcaaaatcacatatcgtcacgaggcataagcctatatcacaatcacattaccatttattcgaggtaattcacgtcactataatatttcatcttcacttagtcacaaaatcatcctcacaaatatatacaacatcacgtattcacaaaatcgtcacaaatatacaattcgcatatcatcaagatcattacaattatcatcatgtttcggcacatcggtacaattactcaatttcacatattaacacagtcatcataattatcatcataatctactaaactaacgacaattagctaggattcataccataaggttaatcacataacaatgcacaataataatcatattggcaatcacaacattacTCGCAACAAAGACATCcaaaccgaaatcacaatttttggtcaattctcaaaataatctcaatatgccaatatgtcaagtaaatcaaatcgactattaatcatcaactaaatcaagtagaaataatgtgaattatcaaaacaacatcattggcataacaatatattattctcaacttgaatattcaaccaaaacacaattacggtcaatttcttaaaataccgtaatttaccgataaaccgaataattggtccaagtccaagtatattccaatcacataggcttattggaattaattcaactaataatttaattatccaattaataatcaaactatattaatttcaattcaactattatatttctattccattattttccaattctacaaccaaaactcattatttcactatccatggtttacccacaacaaacacaacattctaatacacatagattatcaattgcacacaacttatcacatatatgtcatcacattccaacaaatcatcaaatacccaaaattgcaacatagaagaacatggatatcaaagtatagaatcaaacccaccataacatactatcatacaaccctttagcatgaaagaaccccacccttaccttggcaaatatggactctttcaccataactctaagcttttctccaaaataaatccttcaaacataatttagagacacacctaaaaaccagttcggaaatcagcttatcagacgaacttaaaaccctcaaaaccaaaatcgctccggtcagaacttacctctatgagtcaggaacgttgtgacaaaaccacgcgacgatccaacggttggattgagagattcaTCCGTTTttctaaggtgactcaatgctgaaacttgctgcgaaaatgaggtttcttctaacttttctcttccaccacttcccttttgcctcttttctcttcttcctatcctttcccccaaatgaaaatagtaacctctaaaaccctaaccttctcttactatctcacttatgtcaattgggcttaacccaccaattcaTCCATTATGTTtttatcacttaggcccatttagttatatctctctaattactcaattaagccaaataacacaaacatacactcataattaaatacttaaataattattatatcacataataactaaataaataaagaattattaaaaatgccaaacaatataattactaaaataatagcgAATAAAATGGGGGTGTTAcagaactcagtttttatttaaaaggtttttcccgttcttttagtctttctgattatttggataaaataaaagtcggtggcgactcttgcttaaccgcgacatttcggataaaagtcagttcaccgtattacacttggGAATCAAATAACCCTCATTGAATagggaaaaccaaaatcaaagaaAACTCTTGATCCCATGCCAAATTATTGATTAAAGATACATGATGTGCAAAATGATCTAGTGgaagtatgcagatgaaatgaaaAGTCTAAACCAAAAAATTTGATAAAAGGTAAGACAAATTTAAGGTATGACAATTACCATTCAACATGTATTTCATAATTATAGCACCAATACATTAGTATTTGAGATGACTATATTTATAGAAGAGTGATATGAGACAATTAACACAGGCGGATGATAAAAGCATAAAAGTCAtgagattggagaaaacaaggtaAACTTTACTCCACTAATGCAAGAGTTCATAGGTCTTATTGTTGTATATGAGATTGGAGTATAATTTATTGAACACACAACCAATCAAATTAGTCTAGTTTTACATAAGATATCCTTTATCTATCAACTTTACTTTTATTTAAGTAATCCTTAGATTAGTAGTAAAAAAAACTACTTTATATTTAAAACTTGTAAAGAAATCCATAATTGAGAGACATCCTTTCTTTATATGCATCATATTTGAATTTGAAGCACAAAAAGAAAACCTCAACTTATCCATCTCACCAACATACACATTTCAAGTCATTTTTATATAACTTCACATGATGCAAAATACTTGTCTCTTTCCTTCCATTCAATTACATTGCTTGATTGAGCCACTAGAAATTTGGAATCAATATATGAACAACACAAATTATCCATACTCATCTCACCAACATCACATGAGATAGAACACAATCCCTAACTTGATCTTATGTTATGTCTATACCATAAATTAGAATCATGTAATCACAACCTTAATAACTTGGAAAGAAAACATTCACCTTAATTACATCCaattcaaattataaaaaaaaaaaaccataataaTAGTTCTACATAAGGGTCTTCTTCTTCAAGTTGAAGATTATCTTGAAGAATTTCTTACGACTCTTGTACTTCTCTTTATAGACTCAATTCTCTGAAGCCTTATTTGTTCTCTAAATTTCGCTATGAATTCATCAGCCTTTTTATCCACATCAGGTCCTTCATCACCAACAGAATAAGAACAAGAAGGTTCCTCTGTTTTTGAACAACTTTCTTCACTCTGTTTTTGTTCTCCAACATCTTCTTCACTCTCTGTTTCTTCATCCTCTGTTTCCATAATCACCCTTTTCTCAATAAACCTTTCTTTCTCTGTAGAATATTCATtttgttcttcatcttcatcttctttttcattcattcCTTCTTCTATAGAATTTTTCATTGCTATGTTTCTTCCATTTTTCTCACGGTATCGTGATTTCAAGAAGATTGGTTTCTGAAACATTGGTGGTGGTGGAGGTGGTGGCGGAGGAGGAAAACAAGACTtataattaaaactttttttctttatcGAATCTTCCGCGTCCTTCGCAATTGATTCCGAAGGAGTGAATTTCATCGGAGAAGCTTTTTCAATAGCTTCTTGTTTAGGTTCCATCATTCTCGCTGATGCTGATCTCGATCTCCATGGAATAGGAGAAGCAAGCACAACgttctctttctctatctcttcctctttctctttcattttattCGCAATTACACGTTCAAATTCTGAATAGTTTCTTACTCTGTTAAACGAATTGCTCGAAAATCTTTTCGACCCTGTTTTCGACAACCCATCAAAAGATTGAGATTGGACAACAGAATCATCATCAGATAAACGAGATTTCAAGCTTCGAACAGGCAAAAGCAGAGGCTTTTCGATTTTTTCGATACTGTCACCACTCTGTTCATCTTCAAAAACAGAGTCTTTTACCTGTGGAGCAACAACAACCATGGGTTTGTTTCTGAAGTGTTGATTCTGATTACTCCATGTTTGCAGTTTCATAATTTCATCAGACTCTGCAGACTGGTTTTGATGATCAGTTTCGTCTTCGAAAAAGGACGAAACTTGTAGGAACCGAGAAACCATTGTTTGTGCAGAGTCAAACTTtgagttattgttgttgttgtctttgtCGTGTTCTTGGTTTCTACGACTGAACAAACCGTAGGAGATAGCGATTCCAACGAAAAGAAGATGAAGGAGTTCCCAGTTTCTTGTGAGGAGATTCTGGTTGATGAAATCAGGAGCTTGAGAAGGAAAAAGTGGAAGAATAACAAAGAATATGAGAACTATGGTGGCTTTGTAGACAAAATTGTAAGAAAATTTGTTTGGGTCTTGTTGGTTTTGTTTAACATTATCGGTTGGTTTTTGAGGTTTTTGAGGTTTGGTGGTTTGAATTGAATCTGACATTGGAAGAGGTAGAAGAGTTAGAGGTTGAGGAAAGGAAGAAAGAGGAAAGAAGGTGTGGATTTATAGGAAGAAAAAGTGGTGTGTAAGTTTGAAGATTTTGCATTTGTTTTTGATGAAAATTAAAACCGGTGTCAAAAGATGAAAATGTGAAGCATAGTATTGCCTTTATTCCATTGGAACTTTCTCTTTCCTTCTCACCACTTGCTTTCGGTTCTAAATGAAAATGCTTTGTCTAGAATTTAGGTCATTTGTAGATGAATAGCTTCAACCTTTGGTTAAGTGGAATTTGAATGTTAAATTCACTAGATTATACAAGTGTTTTTGGGtttttaatatgttgttgttctaCAAAAGTTATTTCTATTGGGTGACTCTCAAACATTAAATATAAGCATAAGCATATCTTTTAGTTAGATGAAGCTTTTAGTTGTTGTATTTAAGAAGCTTAAACACCAAAATATTAAGAGTATAATTAACACTAAATGACAAATTAGTA encodes:
- the LOC131606369 gene encoding uncharacterized protein LOC131606369 yields the protein MSDSIQTTKPQKPQKPTDNVKQNQQDPNKFSYNFVYKATIVLIFFVILPLFPSQAPDFINQNLLTRNWELLHLLFVGIAISYGLFSRRNQEHDKDNNNNNSKFDSAQTMVSRFLQVSSFFEDETDHQNQSAESDEIMKLQTWSNQNQHFRNKPMVVVAPQVKDSVFEDEQSGDSIEKIEKPLLLPVRSLKSRLSDDDSVVQSQSFDGLSKTGSKRFSSNSFNRVRNYSEFERVIANKMKEKEEEIEKENVVLASPIPWRSRSASARMMEPKQEAIEKASPMKFTPSESIAKDAEDSIKKKSFNYKSCFPPPPPPPPPPMFQKPIFLKSRYREKNGRNIAMKNSIEEGMNEKEDEDEEQNEYSTEKERFIEKRVIMETEDEETESEEDVGEQKQSEESCSKTEEPSCSYSVGDEGPDVDKKADEFIAKFREQIRLQRIESIKRSTRVVRNSSR